Proteins co-encoded in one Bacillus sp. FSL H8-0547 genomic window:
- a CDS encoding D-2-hydroxyacid dehydrogenase, whose amino-acid sequence MSKRKMIITQDLQENHLNEIRELAAGWEVTAGRDESVWRTHLADAEIIAGWKKGMEETCLHESSKLRWVQSWSAGVNSMPLQALEKKEVLLTSANGVHANPISETIFALMLGLTRKIHAYVRNQSEKKWHHENMKLEIHGKTLGVIGVGAIGQETAKIAKAFGMTVLGVRHSGRPADFVDEMYTQADLNTILPRCDYVAVTVPLTPKTERLFTYEQFKQMKPSAYFINIGRGEVVEEAALIRALEENEIAGAGLDVFEHEPLGVKSPLWEFENVIITPHTSGSTEFYNERLTENILIPNLKTYLSDRVPSVNLVDYKKGY is encoded by the coding sequence ATGTCTAAAAGAAAAATGATTATCACACAAGATTTGCAGGAGAACCATCTAAATGAAATCAGGGAGCTTGCTGCAGGCTGGGAGGTAACCGCCGGACGGGATGAGTCTGTTTGGAGGACTCATCTCGCTGACGCTGAGATTATTGCCGGCTGGAAAAAAGGAATGGAGGAAACGTGCCTCCATGAATCATCCAAATTGCGCTGGGTACAGTCATGGAGCGCCGGTGTCAACAGCATGCCGCTTCAAGCTTTGGAAAAGAAGGAAGTGCTTCTAACAAGCGCAAACGGCGTCCATGCAAACCCCATTTCCGAAACCATTTTCGCTCTTATGCTCGGATTAACAAGGAAAATTCATGCCTACGTACGCAATCAAAGCGAAAAAAAATGGCACCATGAGAACATGAAGCTTGAAATACACGGCAAAACACTTGGTGTGATTGGAGTTGGCGCAATCGGGCAGGAAACAGCCAAGATTGCAAAAGCTTTCGGAATGACTGTTCTTGGCGTGCGGCATTCAGGCAGACCCGCAGATTTTGTGGATGAGATGTACACTCAAGCTGACCTGAACACCATTCTGCCAAGATGTGATTATGTAGCTGTGACCGTGCCTCTGACGCCGAAAACAGAACGCCTTTTTACATACGAACAATTTAAACAGATGAAGCCTTCTGCTTACTTCATCAATATCGGCCGCGGTGAAGTGGTTGAGGAAGCAGCGCTTATACGGGCTCTTGAGGAAAATGAAATTGCAGGAGCAGGTCTTGATGTGTTTGAACACGAGCCGCTCGGGGTAAAAAGTCCATTGTGGGAGTTTGAGAATGTCATTATCACCCCCCACACCTCCGGATCAACGGAGTTTTACAACGAGCGCCTTACAGAGAACATCCTGATTCCAAACTTGAAAACCTACCTGTCAGATCGCGTCCCTTCTGTTAATTTAGTCGATTACAAAAAAGGATACTGA
- a CDS encoding UDP-N-acetylmuramoyl-L-alanyl-D-glutamate--2,6-diaminopimelate ligase, protein MNIQFNDLENVAFKQIFGQASQEITSLSFHSKQVKPGGLFFSIVGGEHDGHQYIDEAIERGASAVVGTSREKLELLSRKYPEHTFLLSDNVRETMAQFAKMFYGFSDEKLKTVGVTGTNGKTTVAAYVRSLLTLLGLPAGSIGTTGIWASTHKLSYKKSTPTTPESTDLHQIFHDLLELGDKAAVMEVSSIATDQKRVHGMEFDAAILTNFSEEHLEYHKTMDHYKKCKLALFKQSKTAVINIDDMEMGAELAETFLGRKITYSLVPGSGADLCADDISFSDVGSSFTLIYKGQRHHAAVPVFGTYNIANALSAVGTALLFGYKITDILQVLPMLESPEGRFQVITGPDNRKIILDYAHTPVALTRLVEEVKKMKYNRLIVMIAGIGIRDFNKMPKMAAAIEGHADEVIVTVDHPGHHDPQVIIDQVMKGFSEPKSPNIKVALTRKEGVIASLAAGEPDDIILLTSGCINGAQIVKGMEIPHSDEEIIQSHYDSYSEVRHELEA, encoded by the coding sequence ATGAACATACAGTTTAATGATCTGGAAAACGTGGCGTTTAAACAGATTTTCGGACAAGCCTCACAGGAAATCACAAGCCTGTCCTTTCACTCTAAGCAAGTCAAGCCCGGGGGACTTTTCTTCAGCATTGTCGGCGGCGAGCATGACGGGCACCAATATATCGATGAGGCCATCGAGCGAGGTGCTTCAGCTGTAGTCGGAACAAGCCGTGAAAAGCTTGAATTGCTGAGCAGAAAATACCCGGAGCATACCTTTCTACTTTCAGACAATGTCCGCGAGACGATGGCACAGTTTGCAAAGATGTTTTATGGCTTTTCAGACGAAAAACTGAAAACCGTCGGAGTTACAGGAACAAATGGAAAAACAACAGTTGCTGCCTATGTCCGCTCATTGCTGACTTTGCTCGGTCTTCCTGCCGGTTCGATAGGAACAACAGGCATATGGGCTTCAACCCATAAGCTTTCTTATAAAAAAAGCACGCCTACTACACCTGAATCAACCGATCTTCACCAAATTTTCCATGACCTCCTTGAGCTCGGAGACAAAGCGGCGGTGATGGAAGTATCCTCCATAGCAACAGACCAGAAAAGGGTTCACGGCATGGAGTTTGATGCAGCCATCCTCACCAATTTTTCTGAAGAGCACCTGGAGTACCATAAAACGATGGATCATTATAAAAAGTGCAAGCTTGCTCTTTTTAAACAATCTAAAACAGCCGTCATCAACATTGACGATATGGAAATGGGCGCAGAACTTGCAGAAACATTTCTGGGACGGAAGATTACGTACAGTCTCGTACCGGGAAGCGGCGCTGATTTGTGCGCAGATGACATATCGTTTTCAGATGTAGGCAGCTCGTTCACATTGATATACAAGGGCCAGCGCCACCATGCAGCTGTGCCGGTGTTTGGCACCTATAATATCGCCAATGCTCTTTCTGCCGTTGGAACTGCCCTGCTTTTCGGATACAAAATAACGGATATTCTTCAGGTCCTTCCAATGCTCGAAAGCCCCGAAGGCCGTTTTCAAGTCATCACAGGGCCAGACAACAGGAAAATCATTCTCGACTATGCCCATACGCCGGTTGCGCTGACACGGCTTGTGGAAGAGGTCAAAAAAATGAAGTACAACCGTCTGATCGTCATGATTGCAGGAATTGGCATCAGGGATTTCAACAAAATGCCGAAAATGGCTGCTGCCATTGAAGGGCATGCGGATGAAGTGATCGTCACTGTTGACCACCCGGGACATCACGATCCGCAAGTCATTATTGATCAGGTGATGAAGGGATTTTCCGAACCAAAATCACCGAATATTAAAGTAGCGCTTACCCGCAAAGAAGGCGTTATAGCATCACTTGCAGCTGGAGAACCGGACGATATTATCCTTCTCACCAGCGGCTGCATAAACGGAGCCCAAATCGTCAAAGGTATGGAAATCCCTCACTCAGATGAAGAGATTATTCAGTCCCACTACGATTCATATTCAGAAGTACGCCATGAGCTTGAAGCCTGA
- a CDS encoding toxic anion resistance protein: MNHDLFKERENLLQAEENEKVLHLVNQLSPKNHAMLVSFGLPAQSKLLAFSNTMLDQVQRKDIGQIGDTLDEFIKSLSDVNPEDLMQDETSFFGRLFGRKNPSVQEVLSRFHKAGVQIDRISVRLERSKNVLLSDIVMLDRLYETNKEYFHSLNTYIEAAEIKLRELHNETIPALKKANEGYNDPMKRQEEEDLLQFADQLDQRLYDLKVSRELTIQSAPQIRMIQQTNQKLAEKIQSSLMTAIPLWKNQVTIALTLLRQKHAADAGKTMTRSANDLFQKQTSTLGRNQFDLQTLKEIQENLQMAIKETLTIHKDGKHTREETEAALLDIDQKKLQA; this comes from the coding sequence ATGAATCACGACCTTTTTAAAGAGCGTGAAAACCTTCTCCAGGCTGAAGAAAACGAGAAGGTTCTTCACCTTGTCAATCAGCTCAGCCCAAAGAACCACGCCATGCTAGTATCATTCGGTCTCCCTGCTCAATCCAAGCTCCTTGCTTTTTCAAACACCATGCTTGATCAGGTGCAGCGCAAAGATATTGGACAGATCGGAGACACGCTGGATGAGTTCATTAAAAGCCTGAGTGATGTCAATCCGGAGGATCTCATGCAGGATGAGACCTCTTTTTTCGGCAGGCTGTTCGGCAGAAAAAACCCCTCTGTGCAGGAAGTGCTGTCAAGATTTCATAAAGCAGGCGTACAGATTGACCGAATCAGTGTCAGGCTTGAACGCAGCAAAAACGTTCTTCTCTCAGATATCGTCATGCTCGACAGGCTCTATGAGACGAATAAAGAATATTTTCACTCTCTGAATACCTACATCGAAGCAGCAGAAATAAAACTTCGCGAATTGCACAACGAGACAATACCCGCCCTGAAAAAAGCAAATGAAGGCTATAACGACCCGATGAAGCGGCAGGAGGAAGAGGACCTGCTGCAATTTGCAGACCAGCTGGACCAAAGACTTTACGACTTGAAAGTCAGCAGAGAGCTTACCATTCAAAGTGCACCGCAGATCCGCATGATTCAACAAACAAACCAGAAGCTCGCTGAAAAAATTCAGTCATCCCTTATGACTGCCATTCCTCTTTGGAAAAACCAAGTAACTATAGCCCTTACACTGCTGAGGCAAAAACATGCTGCCGATGCCGGCAAAACAATGACCCGGTCTGCGAATGATCTTTTCCAAAAACAGACCTCCACGCTTGGGAGAAACCAGTTTGACCTGCAGACTTTGAAGGAAATACAGGAAAATCTGCAAATGGCCATCAAAGAAACACTTACCATTCACAAGGACGGGAAACATACACGGGAAGAAACCGAAGCAGCCTTACTGGACATAGATCAGAAAAAACTCCAGGCATAA
- a CDS encoding 5-bromo-4-chloroindolyl phosphate hydrolysis family protein: MMNPFVAFSVRMMAALPAAGTAGTVSLIGFDQPLIAAAAYSVAGGASAYSIASVTMKSRFLKKNALTRKDYKYIKKQLEEASPKMARLQKTLLTIRHLPSLKERAELVRVARRIVALTKREPRRFYQAEKFYFSHLDSAVQLSEKYAFLSSQPKRNFELEKSLNETRRTLSDLKRLIEQDLFNMVQDDLDDLNLEIDVARHSIQSNKDKKSLDEKWKM; the protein is encoded by the coding sequence ATGATGAATCCGTTTGTGGCATTCAGTGTCCGGATGATGGCTGCGCTACCTGCTGCAGGGACAGCGGGAACAGTCAGCCTGATCGGATTTGATCAGCCCTTAATAGCAGCGGCCGCCTATTCCGTTGCAGGCGGAGCTTCCGCCTATTCAATTGCTTCTGTGACGATGAAGTCACGTTTTTTAAAGAAAAATGCTCTTACCCGCAAAGACTATAAATACATTAAAAAGCAGCTCGAGGAAGCATCACCCAAGATGGCGCGCCTTCAGAAGACCCTTTTGACGATCAGGCATCTTCCATCTTTAAAAGAGCGTGCAGAACTGGTCCGTGTAGCGAGAAGAATCGTTGCCCTGACAAAAAGAGAGCCGCGCCGTTTTTATCAGGCGGAGAAGTTTTATTTCTCACACCTTGATTCAGCCGTACAGCTAAGTGAGAAATATGCCTTTTTATCGTCTCAGCCAAAAAGAAATTTCGAGCTTGAGAAATCTCTCAATGAGACCCGCAGGACGCTCTCTGACTTAAAACGGCTGATTGAACAGGATCTCTTCAATATGGTGCAGGATGATCTGGATGATCTGAATCTTGAGATTGACGTTGCCAGGCACTCGATTCAATCTAACAAGGATAAAAAATCTCTTGATGAAAAGTGGAAAATGTAA
- the gvpU gene encoding gas vesicle accessory protein GvpU yields the protein MSTATASSKDSVLEFFVQASNKHGFALDITLNVNGAVVSGTMISAKEYFDTLSETFEDGSEVAQNLSEQLSRASESIEENGSGEAHFIHLKNTKVYIGDSKSTPSKGQIIWRGKLNEVNGFFLGKISDAKPAAKKAE from the coding sequence ATGAGTACGGCAACAGCCTCATCCAAAGACAGTGTTCTTGAATTTTTTGTACAGGCCTCAAACAAGCACGGTTTTGCACTCGATATTACGCTCAATGTGAACGGCGCTGTTGTTTCGGGCACGATGATCTCAGCGAAAGAGTATTTTGACACGCTGAGCGAAACGTTCGAAGATGGAAGCGAAGTCGCACAAAATCTGAGCGAGCAGTTATCCCGGGCAAGTGAATCCATTGAAGAAAACGGAAGCGGGGAAGCTCATTTCATTCACTTGAAAAACACGAAAGTGTACATCGGTGACAGCAAATCCACCCCTTCAAAAGGCCAGATCATCTGGCGCGGCAAGCTGAACGAAGTGAATGGATTCTTCCTCGGGAAAATATCAGATGCGAAGCCGGCAGCTAAAAAAGCGGAATAA
- a CDS encoding YtxH domain-containing protein, with protein sequence MAEQKLDNTQAESKKENKQTETNTQEKSSRRSMPIKRTVAGGILGATVGYLATPENGKKLLSQIDTDDLKSKAADFGKAAKEKSFKGASSLKSSAANLFKKDKNQSDDTEQDESPSAESTTEDYEALKQENQTLQERLQQLEEKMNQLTQTSSEVEEDDEEEEEEEQSKNKSGKSKAASEDDSEDDDEIEEDEEEEEMMDDGKNEVKKPRKPARKKAKTAKASKAKDEKEEDDEESEDTSLSSDDDTSS encoded by the coding sequence ATGGCAGAACAAAAATTAGACAATACACAGGCAGAAAGCAAGAAGGAAAATAAACAAACAGAAACGAATACACAGGAAAAATCATCAAGAAGAAGCATGCCGATTAAACGCACGGTTGCAGGAGGAATCCTAGGTGCGACAGTAGGCTACCTGGCAACACCTGAAAACGGAAAAAAACTATTATCCCAAATTGATACAGACGACTTAAAGAGCAAAGCAGCCGATTTTGGAAAAGCGGCAAAGGAAAAATCATTTAAAGGTGCATCAAGCTTAAAATCGTCTGCGGCTAATCTTTTCAAGAAGGATAAAAACCAATCGGATGATACAGAACAGGATGAATCACCATCAGCCGAATCAACGACTGAAGACTATGAAGCATTAAAGCAGGAAAATCAGACGCTTCAGGAACGTCTGCAGCAGCTGGAGGAAAAAATGAACCAGCTGACTCAGACAAGCTCTGAAGTTGAAGAAGATGATGAAGAAGAAGAAGAGGAAGAACAAAGCAAGAATAAATCGGGCAAATCAAAAGCGGCATCAGAAGATGATTCTGAGGACGACGATGAAATCGAAGAAGACGAAGAAGAAGAGGAAATGATGGACGACGGCAAAAATGAAGTGAAAAAACCGAGAAAGCCAGCGCGCAAGAAAGCAAAAACGGCAAAAGCTTCAAAAGCGAAAGATGAAAAAGAAGAGGACGATGAAGAGTCAGAAGATACTTCTCTAAGCAGTGACGACGACACTTCATCATAA
- a CDS encoding gas vesicle protein has product MAVQTTGQSSSIVDVLEKILDKGVVIAGDITVGIADVELLTIKIRLIVASVDKAKEIGMDWWENDPYLSSKAENSNTKALEEENRKLNERLELLENQLGSNRLNTSNQLK; this is encoded by the coding sequence ATGGCAGTCCAAACGACTGGGCAATCGAGCTCAATTGTCGATGTGCTTGAAAAGATTTTAGACAAAGGAGTCGTCATCGCAGGTGATATTACCGTAGGAATCGCCGATGTCGAACTGCTTACCATCAAAATAAGACTGATTGTCGCTTCTGTCGATAAAGCGAAAGAAATCGGCATGGACTGGTGGGAGAACGATCCTTATCTCAGTTCCAAAGCGGAGAACAGCAACACTAAAGCGCTGGAAGAAGAAAACCGCAAACTGAACGAACGATTGGAGCTGCTTGAAAATCAGCTTGGCTCAAATCGTTTAAATACATCAAACCAACTAAAATAA
- a CDS encoding gas vesicle protein K → MQQASQTNGRIQLDPDNAEHGLAQLVMTVIELLRQIVERHAMRRVEGGTLTDEQIEDLGVALMNLEEKMEELKEVFGLDAEDLNIDLGPLGSLL, encoded by the coding sequence ATGCAACAGGCCAGCCAAACAAATGGTAGAATCCAGCTTGATCCTGACAATGCCGAGCACGGACTTGCCCAGCTGGTCATGACGGTGATTGAGCTTCTCAGGCAAATTGTCGAACGTCATGCGATGAGGCGGGTGGAGGGTGGAACGCTGACGGACGAGCAAATTGAAGATCTTGGAGTTGCCCTTATGAACCTTGAGGAAAAGATGGAAGAATTGAAAGAGGTCTTCGGCCTTGATGCCGAAGATTTGAATATAGATCTCGGCCCGTTAGGCAGCTTGCTTTAA
- a CDS encoding gas vesicle protein has protein sequence MSLRESVENKDIALIDILDVILDKGVAIKGDLIISIAGVDLVYLDLRVLIASVETLVQSKAGNRKPVTSEQFDRQREELIDATGQPNKW, from the coding sequence ATGTCTCTTAGAGAGTCAGTTGAAAACAAAGATATCGCCCTTATTGATATATTGGATGTCATTTTGGACAAGGGTGTTGCTATCAAGGGAGACTTAATCATCTCGATAGCAGGCGTGGATCTGGTGTATCTGGATCTGAGGGTTTTGATTGCATCTGTTGAAACCCTTGTGCAATCAAAAGCGGGAAACCGCAAACCTGTCACAAGCGAACAATTTGACAGACAAAGGGAGGAATTAATCGATGCAACAGGCCAGCCAAACAAATGGTAG
- a CDS encoding GvpL/GvpF family gas vesicle protein, giving the protein MDDLIYLYGLIPSDEADHQSFPSFKGFDGEKNIYTIPAGDVSAVVCRLDSEQFSEEAIKDKIDNDMEWLQEKAFHHHETVTALYKSFTIIPLKFCTIYKSEESLKQTIEASGPKISETLQSLKGNEEWNVKIYSDDPVLKKKVGETHPAVEAKLQEISVLPKGRQFFEKKKIDKLIEDELENEKNRVCEQLHEQLKHYALHAAIKKNWNKDVTGLKENMAWNSVFLLQSEKVETFLEEMKQADEKLGGTGWRIEATGPWPAYHFSSF; this is encoded by the coding sequence ATGGACGATTTGATTTATTTATACGGGCTGATTCCTTCGGACGAGGCAGACCATCAATCGTTTCCATCTTTTAAGGGCTTTGATGGTGAGAAAAACATATATACCATCCCAGCTGGCGATGTCAGCGCAGTTGTTTGCAGACTGGATTCTGAGCAGTTTTCAGAAGAAGCCATAAAAGACAAAATCGACAATGATATGGAATGGCTGCAGGAAAAAGCGTTCCATCATCATGAAACGGTTACGGCACTTTATAAATCTTTTACAATCATTCCGCTTAAGTTCTGCACCATTTACAAGAGCGAAGAAAGCCTTAAGCAGACAATTGAGGCAAGCGGGCCTAAAATCAGCGAAACCCTGCAGTCGCTCAAAGGCAACGAGGAATGGAACGTAAAGATTTACAGTGATGACCCGGTGCTGAAAAAGAAGGTTGGCGAAACCCATCCTGCAGTAGAAGCAAAATTGCAGGAAATCAGCGTCTTGCCTAAAGGCAGGCAGTTTTTTGAAAAGAAGAAGATTGACAAGCTGATTGAGGATGAGCTGGAAAATGAGAAGAATCGAGTTTGTGAACAGCTGCATGAACAGCTGAAGCATTATGCCCTGCATGCAGCGATTAAAAAGAACTGGAACAAAGACGTTACAGGCTTGAAAGAGAATATGGCCTGGAACAGTGTTTTCCTCCTTCAGTCGGAGAAGGTGGAAACGTTCCTTGAAGAGATGAAACAGGCTGATGAAAAGCTCGGGGGAACCGGATGGAGAATTGAAGCAACCGGCCCGTGGCCAGCTTATCATTTTTCCAGTTTTTAA
- a CDS encoding gas vesicle protein GvpG: MLHKLVAAPINLVIKIGQKVQEEAEKELYDLPTIQQKLIQLQMMFELGEIPEKAYQEKEDELLTRYEIAKRREMEEWEKLTKRGNEG, from the coding sequence ATGCTTCACAAATTGGTGGCAGCGCCAATTAACCTTGTGATTAAAATCGGGCAGAAGGTTCAGGAAGAAGCAGAAAAAGAATTGTACGATCTCCCGACGATCCAGCAGAAACTCATTCAGCTTCAAATGATGTTTGAGCTTGGCGAGATACCGGAAAAAGCGTATCAGGAAAAGGAAGATGAGCTTTTAACACGGTATGAAATAGCCAAACGAAGAGAGATGGAAGAGTGGGAGAAATTGACCAAACGGGGAAATGAGGGATAG
- a CDS encoding GvpL/GvpF family gas vesicle protein, whose product MMSEQEMGIYLFCGIQLTEEEDFGKAEIEGEETNLFTIRYKDAAMVAAEVPMKIFHPNRQNLMMHQQTVSKVMEKNDTVIPISFGNVFKTEDDVKVLLENLYPQFEKLFPAIKGKIEVGLKVIGSKEWLEEKVNENPQVGKMSSSVKGKSEAAGYYERIKLGGIAQKVFEDLQNELKAEVFTPLQEASEAAKANEPTGETMLLNAAFLIDRDKEQQFDEKVNEAHEKWKDKVNFHYSGPWPAYNFVNIRLKVEES is encoded by the coding sequence ATGATGAGTGAACAGGAAATGGGTATTTATCTTTTTTGCGGTATCCAATTAACAGAAGAGGAAGATTTCGGGAAAGCAGAGATTGAAGGAGAAGAAACAAACCTCTTTACAATCCGGTACAAAGACGCAGCAATGGTAGCAGCTGAAGTACCGATGAAAATCTTTCATCCAAACAGGCAGAATCTGATGATGCATCAGCAGACAGTTTCAAAGGTTATGGAAAAAAACGACACGGTTATTCCGATCAGCTTTGGGAATGTGTTCAAAACAGAAGACGATGTCAAAGTTCTTCTTGAAAACTTATACCCGCAGTTTGAAAAGCTCTTTCCTGCCATTAAAGGCAAGATAGAGGTCGGGTTAAAAGTCATCGGCAGCAAAGAGTGGCTTGAGGAAAAAGTGAACGAAAATCCGCAGGTTGGAAAAATGTCTTCTTCCGTGAAGGGCAAATCTGAGGCAGCAGGATACTACGAGCGCATCAAGCTTGGCGGCATTGCCCAGAAGGTGTTTGAAGATCTTCAGAATGAACTTAAGGCGGAAGTCTTCACACCTCTTCAAGAAGCATCAGAAGCCGCGAAAGCGAATGAGCCGACAGGTGAAACGATGCTCCTCAATGCGGCGTTTCTCATCGACCGCGACAAAGAGCAGCAATTTGATGAGAAAGTAAACGAAGCACATGAGAAATGGAAGGATAAAGTGAATTTCCATTACAGCGGTCCGTGGCCGGCTTATAACTTCGTTAATATCAGGTTAAAAGTGGAGGAGAGCTGA
- the gvpN gene encoding gas vesicle protein GvpN — translation MTVLKEKMKKDARTLIQDDETKRILKRSLHYLKSGYSVHFTGPSGAGKTSLALALAKKRKRPVMLMHGNHELNNKDLIGDFTGYTSKKVVDNYVRSVYKKDESVSEMWRDGRLLEAVKHGYTLVYDEFTRSKPTTNNIFLSILEEGVLPLYGSKLTDPFIKVHPDFAVIFTSNPAEYAGVYDTQDALLDRLITIFIDYKDVERETKIVAEKTDVDEDEARIITTLVTNLRDACSNQKNNGPSLRASIMIAKLASEQDIPIDGEDSDFQSLCIDVLCHPISRCLDSDNKQEDATRLIIDECSKL, via the coding sequence ATGACGGTCCTAAAAGAGAAAATGAAAAAAGATGCCAGAACCCTCATACAGGATGATGAGACGAAACGGATTCTCAAGAGGTCCCTTCATTACTTGAAATCGGGCTATTCCGTTCATTTTACGGGACCCTCCGGTGCAGGAAAAACCTCGCTTGCCCTGGCTCTTGCCAAAAAGAGAAAACGGCCGGTCATGCTTATGCACGGGAATCATGAATTAAACAACAAAGACTTAATTGGTGATTTTACGGGCTATACAAGTAAAAAAGTGGTGGATAATTATGTTAGGTCCGTTTATAAAAAGGACGAAAGTGTAAGCGAGATGTGGCGGGACGGAAGGCTTCTGGAAGCAGTTAAACACGGATATACGCTGGTTTATGATGAGTTTACGAGATCCAAGCCTACTACGAATAATATTTTTCTATCAATCTTAGAAGAAGGTGTACTGCCCTTATACGGTTCTAAATTGACCGACCCTTTTATAAAAGTCCACCCTGATTTTGCCGTCATTTTCACAAGCAATCCGGCTGAGTATGCAGGTGTTTATGATACTCAGGATGCTCTTCTTGACCGTCTCATCACGATTTTTATCGATTACAAGGATGTTGAGAGGGAAACGAAAATTGTCGCAGAGAAAACAGATGTGGATGAAGATGAAGCAAGAATAATAACAACTCTTGTTACGAATTTGCGGGATGCGTGCTCGAATCAGAAAAACAATGGTCCAAGCTTAAGAGCTTCAATCATGATTGCAAAGCTTGCATCAGAGCAGGACATTCCGATTGACGGGGAAGATTCAGATTTTCAAAGCTTATGCATCGATGTTCTGTGCCATCCGATCAGCAGGTGTCTTGATTCGGATAACAAACAGGAAGATGCAACCAGGCTGATTATAGATGAATGCAGCAAACTGTAG
- the gvpO gene encoding gas vesicle protein GvpO, translating into MSIKEIMKNVNDFFSEHVAPPHKITSVEAMDEGWRVTVEVIEEKEYMKRYAKDEMLGTYDCQLDKEKEVVSFKRLDIRYRSAIGTEQ; encoded by the coding sequence GTGTCTATAAAAGAGATTATGAAAAATGTGAATGATTTCTTCAGTGAGCATGTCGCACCGCCCCATAAAATTACCTCTGTTGAAGCAATGGACGAGGGGTGGCGGGTGACAGTTGAAGTGATAGAGGAAAAAGAGTACATGAAACGGTACGCAAAGGATGAAATGCTTGGAACCTATGATTGCCAGCTTGATAAAGAGAAAGAGGTTGTTTCTTTTAAAAGGCTTGATATCAGATACAGAAGTGCAATAGGAACCGAACAGTGA
- the gvpJ gene encoding gas vesicle protein GvpJ: MAIQKSTDSSSLAEVIDRILDKGIVIDAFVRVSVVGIEILTVEARVVIASVDTWLRYAEAVGLLRDEVEEKGLPSQSNERGAQFSV, from the coding sequence ATGGCTATTCAAAAAAGTACGGACAGTTCAAGTCTGGCAGAGGTTATTGACCGGATTCTCGACAAGGGGATTGTCATTGATGCGTTTGTCAGAGTGTCTGTCGTTGGAATTGAAATTCTGACTGTTGAAGCGCGCGTTGTCATCGCGAGTGTGGACACATGGCTTCGTTATGCAGAGGCTGTCGGCCTGCTGCGTGATGAGGTGGAAGAAAAAGGTCTTCCGTCCCAATCAAATGAGCGTGGCGCACAATTCAGCGTTTAA
- the gvpQ gene encoding gas vesicle protein GvpQ: MDDMKKALFKAGKKIFDKSPEPVKEKIEEKVKEKAKEKFVEATEEKLQGKMNEASEKLGRAKDENADKVHGKAEEAKEKVQDVLLSVKDKLGNVKEAGDEFQKKMSSSSSSEKKKVKGYNDIKSARKIKSSTDIKSSVKIKSSNDIKSSSNVRTMGSQPKGE, from the coding sequence ATGGATGACATGAAAAAAGCGCTTTTTAAGGCAGGCAAGAAAATCTTCGACAAGAGTCCCGAGCCTGTAAAAGAGAAGATAGAAGAAAAGGTAAAGGAAAAGGCGAAAGAAAAATTTGTCGAGGCTACAGAAGAAAAGCTGCAGGGGAAAATGAACGAAGCTTCGGAAAAGCTTGGCCGTGCCAAAGATGAGAATGCCGATAAAGTTCACGGCAAAGCTGAGGAAGCAAAGGAAAAAGTTCAGGATGTTCTTCTGTCTGTAAAAGATAAGCTCGGCAATGTGAAAGAAGCCGGTGATGAGTTTCAGAAAAAGATGTCTTCATCATCATCATCTGAAAAGAAAAAGGTTAAAGGGTATAACGATATCAAGAGCGCCCGGAAAATAAAGAGCTCGACTGACATTAAAAGCTCGGTGAAAATCAAGAGTTCCAATGATATTAAATCGTCTTCTAACGTCAGGACAATGGGTTCACAACCGAAAGGAGAATGA